The Fulvia fulva chromosome 6, complete sequence genome includes a window with the following:
- a CDS encoding Low-affinity potassium transport protein yields MSTTLERPPTSNSRFEEGHPQHTWYHDAFAPIIEVWLWLKSIVPTRLKLKWPKFNFIAVHYGYMIGMTAFFSILLFGNHPKGIGMQYIDALFFAAGAATQSGLNTIDVNNLSTYNQVVIMLGCCLCTPVFINTIVVLVRLYWFEKRFEHIVKEARAVKKSGTISRTKSQMRGDKEKDPGALEVGSVRQKPIEVLKNTLQFSADTSKDPKKQEEARRFREKMGLQASDGSTDATPQESQSGSSSSNTGEPSDSNETIGVPEISVRKASRGMSIEMPPAPIDFERPQTPRTPQSPFMGLNPRLNRDREITFADEVNTGRQSPELARIPEHRDISRHIEFLERQNQKRNEAGALRIPGPRERDAGEDVKQLEEDRELRRLRTNLSNAESARSRSVDAHSEISHDDRPVRRGITIDEPEHPAHRDRNDDDATFTKDDPRAGGLSKRRSNRGFNLSDAPRTLSRSLTQFTNGRKDEDPMPYLSWSATTGRNSAFLGLTQEQREELGGIEYRSLKTLAMILVCYYVGFHTLGMLVFLPWMAAGHYADVVTAADQNPLWWGIFTPASMFNDLGFTLTPDSMVSFQTSVLTLLFGSFLIIIGNTGFPCMLRFIIWFLAKFVASHGSPWWEELRFLLDHPRRCFTLLFPSKATWWLFWVLVGLNVIDLIFFVILDLDEAAVTSLPVGLRILNGWFQAVSTRTAGFASVSLADLHAAIQVSYLIMMYISVFPIAISVRRTNVYEEKSLGIFGGEEDAGDGDQSYVSQHLRRQLSFDLWYIFLGLFIIAIVEGDRIANTNQPAFTTFSVLFEIVSAYGTVGLSLGYPDYTPSFSGQFKTLSKLIIVAMMIRGRHRGLPYALDRAILLPSEKLQQKEAAEAERQMLRRPSTFAEGHHAFTRSKTWEDGELDKWGLPAQHAAADQAMTADSGSDPEHAGLRQTNTGRTNTSQQGGKPHQRVRSLSKAILSGLNPAPTFNSKWD; encoded by the coding sequence ATGTCCACCACCTTGGAGCGACCGCCCACCAGCAACTCGCGATTCGAGGAGGGACACCCTCAGCACACATGGTATCACGATGCCTTCGCACCCATCATCGAAGTCTGGCTGTGGCTCAAGTCTATCGTTCCGACGAGACTCAAGCTTAAGTGGCCAAAGTTCAACTTCATCGCCGTTCACTATGGCTACATGATCGGTATGACAGCCTTCTTCTCCATCCTGCTCTTCGGAAACCACCCGAAAGGCATTGGCATGCAGTACATCGACGCTCTATTCTTCGCCGCTGGTGCAGCCACCCAGTCTGGATTGAACACTATCGATGTCAACAATCTCAGCACATACAATCAAGTCGTCATCATGTTGGGATGCTGCTTATGCACTCCGGTATTCATAAACACCATCGTCGTGCTGGTGCGACTTTACTGGTTCGAGAAGAGATTTGAGCATATTGTCAAGGAAGCACGAGCAGTGAAGAAGTCGGGCACAATCAGTCGAACCAAAAGTCAGATGCGAGGCGACAAAGAGAAGGATCCGGGAGCATTGGAGGTGGGATCCGTCAGACAAAAGCCCATCGAGGTTCTGAAGAATACCTTGCAGTTCAGCGCAGACACATCGAAGGATCCCAAAAAGCAAGAAGAAGCTAGGAGGTTTAGGGAGAAGATGGGTCTGCAGGCATCAGATGGCAGTACAGATGCAACACCGCAGGAAAGTCAGAGTGGCAGCAGTAGTAGTAATACTGGTGAGCCAAGCGACTCGAACGAAACGATTGGCGTGCCCGAGATATCGGTCAGGAAGGCGTCAAGAGGCATGTCCATCGAGATGCCTCCTGCACCGATAGACTTCGAGCGCCCACAGACACCTCGAACACCGCAGTCGCCCTTCATGGGTCTCAATCCTCGCCTGAACCGTGATCGCGAGATCACATTCGCAGATGAAGTGAATACCGGCCGACAGTCTCCAGAGCTGGCGCGGATACCGGAGCATCGCGACATCTCGAGACATATTGAGTTCCTGGAACGACAGAATCAGAAACGAAATGAAGCCGGTGCACTGCGCATCCCCGGACCACGAGAGCGAGATGCTGGCGAAGATGTCAAACAGCTGGAAGAAGACCGAGAGTTACGTCGGTTGCGAACGAACTTGTCTAACGCGGAAAGTGCACGAAGCCGTAGTGTCGATGCTCACAGCGAGATCTCACACGACGATCGGCCTGTGAGACGTGGTATCACTATTGATGAGCCCGAACATCCCGCCCATCGTGACCGGAACGACGACGACGCAACTTTCACCAAGGACGATCCGAGAGCCGGTGGCCTGTCTAAGCGTAGGAGCAATCGCGGATTCAACCTCAGCGATGCACCTCGCACACTCTCGAGAAGCCTCACACAATTCACCAACGGCCGGAAGGACGAAGACCCTATGCCATATTTAAGCTGGAGTGCAACGACCGGCCGCAACAGCGCTTTCTTGGGTCTGACCCAGGAACAGCGAGAAGAACTTGGCGGCATTGAGTATCGATCCTTGAAGACTCTTGCCATGATTCTGGTCTGTTATTACGTCGGCTTTCACACTCTCGGCATGTTGGTCTTCCTGCCGTGGATGGCCGCTGGACACTATGCCGACGTAGTCACAGCAGCAGATCAAAACCCCCTCTGGTGGGGCATTTTTACGCCAGCGTCAATGTTCAACGATTTGGGCTTCACACTCACCCCGGACTCTATGGTCTCCTTCCAGACGTCGGTCTTGACGCTACTGTTCGGCTCCTTCCTCATCATCATTGGCAACACTGGCTTTCCATGCATGCTACGTTTCATCATCTGGTTCCTGGCCAAGTTCGTTGCGAGTCACGGGAGTCCATGGTGGGAAGAGCTTCGGTTCCTCCTCGACCACCCACGCCGATGCTTCACGCTGCTGTTTCCGTCTAAGGCTACTTGGTGGCTCTTTTGGGTGCTCGTTGGGCTCAACGTTATCGATCTGATCTTCTTCGTCATCCTCGACTTGGACGAAGCCGCGGTCACATCGTTGCCTGTCGGGCTGCGAATACTGAACGGCTGGTTCCAGGCCGTGTCCACCAGGACTGCCGGTTTCGCGTCGGTCTCACTGGCCGACTTACATGCCGCGATTCAAGTCAGCTATCTGATCATGATGTACATCTCCGTATTTCCTATCGCCATATCAGTGCGTAGGACGAACGTTTACGAAGAGAAGTCACTCGGCATTTTCGGCGGCGAAGAAGATGCTGGTGACGGAGATCAAAGCTACGTCAGCCAGCATTTGCGTAGGCAGCTATCCTTCGACTTGTGGTACATCTTCTTGGGACTATTCATCATTGCTATCGTGGAAGGTGATCGCATTGCTAATACCAATCAGCCGGCATTCACGACGTTCAGTGTGTTGTTCGAGATTGTGTCTGCATACGGAACTGTCGGGCTTTCACTCGGCTATCCCGACTATACCCCTTCATTCTCGGGACAATTCAAGACCCTCAGTAAGCTCATCATCGTCGCGATGATGATCAGAGGTCGCCATCGTGGTTTACCATATGCGCTCGACCGCGCCATCTTGCTCCCGAGCGAAAAGCTCCAGCAGAAAGAAGCTGCCGAAGCCGAGAGACAGATGTTGCGCCGCCCCAGTACTTTTGCCGAAGGACATCACGCCTTTACCAGAAGCAAAACGTGGGAAGACGGCGAGCTGGACAAGTGGGGCCTTCCTGCACAACACGCTGCAGCCGACCAGGCCATGACGGCGGATTCCGGCAGTGACCCGGAACACGCCGGTCTACGCCAGACCAACACCGGCCGCACAAACACAAGCCAGCAGGGCGGCAAACCACATCAGAGAGTGAGAAGTCTTAGCAAGGCTATCCTCAGCGGCTTGAACCCGGCACCGACTTTCAACAGCAAGTGGGACTAG